From a single Pempheris klunzingeri isolate RE-2024b chromosome 2, fPemKlu1.hap1, whole genome shotgun sequence genomic region:
- the hyal1 gene encoding hyaluronidase-1, whose amino-acid sequence MSSFHLQVLLFLRLISVVSGLQFATSPFSQVPFLTVWNAPTASCLSQYGVDLDLGTFSIVQNQNQTFMGENITIFYSEKLGLYPRYSGQAQAINGGVPQNASLDEHLRVASEDIRTYIPDRGFQGLAVVDWESWRPVWERNWDSKQVYWEGSRTFVRSRHPDWSPAQVDAAARVEFEEAGRKFMEETLKLGQEERPNGLWGYYGFPNCYNYYGKPAYTGECPAVEMKRNDELLWLWNVSSALYPDIYLSLDLRNLGREVLLYTHHRIMEAMRAGAQSTPSAPPVFPYARIVYTYTLDFLSQEHLVYTIGEGAALGSAGVVLWGDHALSKSKATCEAVKSYIDDTLGFYLVNVTSAATICSQVLCSSQGRCQRKNPNSGAYLHLDPAAWKVTSERKPQGGQNYRVLGQMRAHQVTLMRSEFQCKCYPGWGGESCSKPIQG is encoded by the exons ATGAGTTCCTTTCATCTTCAGGTGCTGCTTTTCTTACGTCTGATCAGCGTTGTTTCAGGACTGCAGTTTGCAACATCACCCTTTTCCCAGGTCCCTTTCCTCACAGTGTGGAACGCCCCCACTGCCAGCTGTCTCTCTCAGTATGGCGTGGACCTCGACTTGGGCACGTTCAGCATCGTCCAGAATCAGAACCAAACCTTCATGGGTGAAAACATAACCATCTTTTACTCTGAAAAGCTCGGTCTGTATCCCAGGTACTCCGGCCAAGCACAGGCTATTAATGGCGGGGTGCCGCAGAACGCCAGTCTTGATGAACACCTCCGAGTTGCCTCTGAAGACATCCGCACCTACATCCCTGACAGGGGCTTCCAGGGCCTGGCTGTGGTGGACTGGGAGAGCTGGAGACCTGTATGGGAGAGAAACTGGGACAGTAAGCAGGTGTACTGGGAGGGCTCTAGAACGTTTGTGAGGTCCAGGCATCCAGACTGGAGCCCTGCTCAGGTAGACGCTGCAGCACGGGTGGAGTTTGAGGAAGCTGGGAGGAAATTCATGGAGGAAACCCTGAAACtgggacaggaggagagacCGAATGGACTGTGGGGATATTATGGTTTCCCCAACTGCTACAACTATTATGGGAAACCAGCCTACACAGGGGAGTGTCCAGCTGTAGAGATGAAGAGGAATGACGAGCTGCTGTGGTTGTGGAACGTCTCCTCAGCTCTTTATCCTGACATCTACCTCAGCCTCGACCTGCGGAATCTGGGCAGAGAAGTGCTCCTCTACACTCACCACCGCATCATGGAGGCTATGAGAGCAGGGGCTCAGTCGACTCCATCAGCACCACCTGTGTTCCCATACGCTCGCATCGTCTACACGTACACGTTAGATTTCCTCTCTCAG gagCACCTAGTCTACACCATTGGAGAGGGCGCTGCTTTAGGGTCTGCAGGGGTTGTACTTTGGGGTGACCACGCACTTTCCAAATCTAAG GCCACCTGTGAGGCTGTCAAATCCTACATTGACGATACTCTGGGCTTTTACCTGGTGAACGTAACGTCAGCGGCCACTATTTGCAGCCAGGTCTTGTGTTCCTCTCAGGGAAGATGCCAGAGGAAGAACCCGAACTCTGGGGCTTACCTCCACCTCGACCCTGCTGCGTGGAAGGTGACGTCTGAGAGGAAACCGCAGGGGGGGCAGAACTACAGAGTTTTAGGACAGATGAGAGCACACCAGGTAACGCTCATGAGGTCTGAGTTTCAGTGCAAGTGTTACCCAGGGTGGGGCGGTGAGAGCTGCTCCAAACCAATTCAGGGATGA
- the tusc2a gene encoding tumor suppressor 2, mitochondrial calcium regulator a: MGGSGSKAKGVWPFSGSGAGSDSASDGNEQSLARLKGSRNATPFVFTRRSSLYYDEDGDLAHEFYEETVVTKNGRKKSKLKRIQKNLIPQGIVKLDHPCIHVDFPIVLCEV; this comes from the exons ATGGGAGGAAGTGGATCCAAAGCCAAAGGTGTCTGGCCTTTCTCAGGCAGCGGAGCTGGCAGTGACTCAGCCAGTGATGGGAACGAGCAGTCTTTGGCCCGTCTCAAAGGTTCCAGAAACGCAACACCATTTGTTTTTACCAGGAGGAG TTCTTTGTACTATGACGAGGACGGGGACCTTGCCCATGAATTCTATGAAGAGACGGTGGTGACGAAAAATGGCAGAAAGAAGTCCAAGTTGAAGAGGATTCAGAAAAATCTGATTCCACAG GGAATTGTGAAGCTCGACCACCCCTGTATTCATGTAGATTTCCCCATCGTCCTCTGTGAAGTGTGA
- the hyal2a gene encoding hyaluronidase-2: MLYWTLADWKVLLLTVLLWDCLCALGNPLKPTRWPLYSQKPLLLAWNAPTEDCAPRHGIRFQLDHFQIVASPNEGFVRQNLTIFYKDRLGLYPHFEQDETPVNGGLPQVASLTQHLEKMPEGVQKYIREPGAKGLAVIDWEEWRPLWIRNWENKDVYRKHSRELVQQKNPTWLPDQVAKVAQQEFEMSAKKFMLETLRHAKNLRPNQLWGFYLFPDCYNHDYRRTLENYTGRCPDVEVARNEQLKWLWTESTALFPSIYMAAVLRSSASGRQFVRNRVKEGMRLASSGDGLARPVFVYTRPTYANSLEQLTETDLVSTIGESVALGAAGIIMWGDAAYASSRTSCSDLDVYLRGTLSQYLLNVSTAAELCSQTLCGSHGRCLRKNPDSDVYLHLNPLNHSVVWQNGKLTVTGELDEAEEMSFQADFQCQCYSGFEGASCNQTDPLHQRGTASQTLASALPCVILLISSLLLC, translated from the exons ATGTTGTACTGGACTCTGGCTGACTGGAAGGTACTGctgctcactgtgctgctgtgggaCTGCCTCTGCGCTCTGGGAAACCCGCTGAAACCCACGAGATGGCCTCTCTATTCTCAAAAGCCTCTGCTACTCGCTTGGAATGCCCCGACTGAGGACTGTGCCCCGCGGCATGGTATTCGCTTTCAGCTGGACCATTTCCAGATCGTAGCCTCACCCAATGAGGGCTTTGTTAGACAGAACCTCACCATCTTCTACAAGGACCGCCTGGGCTTGTACCCCCACTTTGAGCAAGATGAGACGCCGGTGAACGGGGGGCTGCCGCAGGTGGCCAGTCTCACGCAGCACCTGGAGAAGATGCCGGAGGGCGTGCAGAAGTATATTCGGGAACCGGGGGCCAAGGGTCTGGCAGTTAttgactgggaggagtggcgCCCACTCTGGATACGTAACTGggaaaataaagatgtttaCCGCAAACATTCTCGGGAGCTGGTGCAGCAGAAGAACCCAACATGGCTCCCAGACCAGGTGGCAAAAGTAGCCCAACAAGAGTTTGAGATGTCTGCCAAGAAGTTCATGCTGGAGACGCTGAGGCACGCCAAGAACCTGAGGCCCAACCAGCTGTGGGGCTTCTACCTGTTCCCCGACTGCTACAATCACGACTACAGGCGCACTCTGGAGAACTACACAGGCCGCTGCCCTGATGTGGAGGTGGCCCGCAACGAGCAGCTGAAATGGTTGTGGACTGAGAGCACGGCCCTCTTCCCATCCATCTACATGGCCGCCGTGCTGCGTTCCTCAGCCTCCGGACGGCAGTTTGTCCGGAACCGAGTGAAGGAGGGGATGCGCTTGGCATCATCAGGCGATGGGTTGGCACGTCCTGTCTTTGTGTACACCCGGCCCACCTACGCCAACTCCCTGGAACAGCTGACGGAG ACTGACCTCGTCTCCACCATCGGGGAGAGCGTGGCTTTGGGAGCTGCTGGAATCATCATGTGGGGAGATGCAGCTTATGCAAGCAGCAGA aCCAGCTGCTCCGACCTGGATGTGTATCTGAGGGGTACGCTGAGTCAATACCTCCTCAACGTCTCCACGGCAGCAGAGCTATGCAGCCAGACCCTGTGTGGTTCTCACGGCCGCTGTCTGCGCAAAAATCCAGACAGCGATGTTTACCTGCATCTGAACCCTCTCAACCACAGTGTCGTCTGGCAGAACGGAAAGCTGACAGTCACCGGTGAGCTTGACGAGGCAGAGGAGATGAGTTTCCAAGCAGATTTTCAGTGCCAGTGCTACAGCGGCTTCGAGGGAGCGAGCTGCAATCAAACAGACCCTCTACATCAGAGAGGGACGGCATCTCAAACCCTGGCATCAGCGCTGCCATGTGTGATTTTACTGATCagttctctgctcctctgttaa